The sequence ATATGGATGGAAACAAGAAGTGCACAAACATAGAAGTAAACTAAAGTTGAGGTCTCTCACTGGGACTGCACCTGTCGAAGGATAAGCCCCGGTGACAGAATTGAAAACTCTATTTCTTCACTTCTACTCACTTTCTGGCATTGTGAATGTCAGTTTGAGTGTTGAGTTTAGCAACAGGGCATGTGGTTTTCCATGAGAAGGTAAAGAAGCAGAATATTTAAACACGTATGCCCCNNNNNNNNNNCTTACAGTATTAGATTGGTTAGTTGAAAAGGATAGGTAAAAGATACAAGCATTACATATTATTAGGcacaatttattgttttttgtttttactgcagAGTTATGTTACATGTTCAGGTAAAATTAACATGAGAAACCTTTCTTTAAGCTTTACCGTTGCTAAAACCTAAAGTTGTTCATGCATTTACTGCAGGGCAATATGATAACTACAGAAATGGGTTGGTGATGATATGGTTAAGACCAAATATGAATAACGATGTAGTAAtagtaattacattttgacattatTGCATCATTATTGCATTTCCAGACCAAACGGCACTAacctaaaaaaaatatctttacaaTTTGTCCCAGATAACCTGACAGAAAGTGACAGCAGCAGTTCAGGTGAGCACCACAACAGTTTCACTTGTTTGTTCTTTCCACAGCTTGTGCAAAAACTTAGTCCTCTCCAGAAAACATTTGTTCTGAcatttaattccttttttttttttttctatatacaAAGTAACACTTAACTTTCCTGGCATGCATCCCTTTCACCCATCATTCATTGGAAATTCAGTGCAACAGTTTCACCCCTCTCACATGTCCCTTTCCATATTGATTCATCAAACAGAGAACACAGGAACATCCACTGAGGACAGCtcagaggaggacgaggaggatgaggattcTGGTGAGAGACGCACTTTGAACtgcttttgattttgtaaaGCGGGCGGATACCGTTCTCATATCTGTACGTTAAAAATGAATCGACAGCCAGCAGACGTTTAGCTCCTGGTTCTGTCCAGgggtagaaaaaaaataccttccagtacctctaaagctcaacatttaacacattatctcatttgtttaatctACACAAAAAAGCTGGACTGGGAATAGTGtcttcctggagtcttgtcaTCACCTAAAAGTTGCCAGACAACCATAGGTGGCTTCGGGACCAAACGCGATATAACGCTTTATTATTGAGCCTTAGAAGTGTTGGTTTTTGTTTCCCCGTTCCCAGTctttgttttaagttttttNNNNNNNNNNtttttccctctgtttctcactctctttctttcaccAGAAGAATGTGCTGAGAaggatggaggagaggaaggtAAGAACCAACATCCTAGAACACCTTCGTGGCTCAAGGATTTAACAAGATAAGCTAAAGAACAAATGGTGTTTAACTCCTTTTCACGTTCTTTGCAGACGATGAAGAGGCCCATGCAGAGGAGTCTAAAAATGGTGCGAAACAACATATCTACAAAATATCAGTACCTGCATTGGCAGACTAAGTAACTGTTCTGCTTTTGAAAACTGTTGTATGTTGTTTACATCGAGACGGCCACGTCAGCTTGTTGTCATAGTTGCCATGGCTTTAGTGGTATGTCAGCGGACCCTAGCCGCAACCGCATCTTAATGGCAGCCATACTACATAATTACTCCACAAAATGTTGAACTCTGCTGGTTCTTTTGGAACAGAATTAGATTGAGTGTGCTCCACCCTCGCTCATTTGGAGAAGTTTGTCTAGGGTAACTGCTAAAAGATTAACACAAGCTTTCAGCCTCTGACATgtgatttttatatataattatacatGTAATAATATTGGACTTTAATTATTTCGCCCTCTAGATTCAGTCCCTGGACCTCTAGTAGAGGTTTCAAATGGGAAAGGTAAGCTCGTAACTGATGTGATAGCACAGTGAATGTTCTGGAGAAAGTGTCACGTCtcctgtaaataacatcccgtATTTTGTCGTACGCTCTGACAGATGAAAGGCCCTTCAAATTATGCTGTGAAAAATGCAAAGCCATCCAACAGGTGAGCTCAGGAACCagataatcatttttttttcttttcctgaaaTTGGCCTTCTTGTTGTGTACATATCAATCTACGGATCTGGTTTGTTCAACAGAGCCATGGCAGTGAGCTTGTTACCCCCAGGAGGATCTCTAAGGGACGGTTACAGTGAGTACGACTGTCTCTACCACTGATCTAGTCTGTGCATATTTATAATGATTCTGTATGCACAGCACCACTGACTCTGGGTGCATCCTAGGGTGCAGCTGGAAGGAGAAGGAACATACGAGTGTTCGGTCACCGGCCTGGTGTTTGAAGCCTCGGAGCGGGTCCTCGTGCGGTACTCAGTCTTGTCCTGGTCCAAGTTTGGCGCATTCCTCCGGGACTCCTGGAAATTTGCTGGACCAATCTTTAACGTGGACACTGTCAATAAGGATGCGTCTGTCCTCACATCCATCCAGTTCCCTCACTCCGTCTGCCTTGCCGGTGAGAATTAATATCATGGCTGTCTCACTCTTCTATGTTCAAAATACAGCCTAATTCATAATTTACCTTGGCTTCCTGTGGGGAGTCGCCCATAAGGCAATTTCATGAACATCAAATATTTCCGACAAAGATGTCACCTCGAGGTTAAATTGAGTTGATAGCTGTCATGAAAGTAAAGGTTTAATTCTTTAATAATTACGATCCATCTAAAGGCTTTACAGAAAATGGTACATTTTTATAGAGTATCATAATCTTTTATCTATGATTTTAAAGCTGCTCTAAACGGCTCTTTCCCTAATATTGGGACACAGATCCAGAAAATGAGATGACATTCAGCGTCCTGCACATAAAGGACAACCGTCCACTCATCGAGCCGACAGTGGACCACTCAGGTAGCCACGTCAAGTGGAATGTGACCTCCCTGTCACCCGTGGGTCCCATCATTCAGACCAGCCAACCTGTAGAGCGCCATGGGGTGGTCCTGGTCTACAAGCAGCTGGGCAGTGACAACAACAGCTACAGCTTCCACGTCTACTTGGCCACCAACAGTGCGTCCGACATCAAGGTAAGCGTCGGAGAATACCGTATGTGGAACTGAATTCATTTCTTCTCTACAATCGACGGTTGACAGTTTTCCTAATCATTACTTAACAAGTGCGAGGTGTCTGGTCAttaatctctactttcatttttAACACATGACAGCTGTTTTGGAAATCTGGTCGGATTTCTCCAAAACTTCTCTGTAGTTGCAGGAAATCTTTTACAAAAGAACTTTCTCAAAAGTTGCTTCCACCACTCAGGACTCCGGGACATTTCTGTGTCCGTTTGTGTATTGTGATGAAATACTGCAGTTACAACACTGAATACAAGGCTATGGTCTGAATGGCAAAATACACATACACCTGTCTTAAATGCGCATCTTATGCCTTGCTTCTTAAGACACCGTGATATATTTCACATTACCATGTCTTACGCATATGGAAATCAAACTGTTAAAGATCCACACTGTACAAGTGAATGAGCCAAGTTTATCAGTGTGACAACCATCTTGTGACTAtgcacattttgtgtttttattttagaaattttCCCACTATGACGAGCAAGAgccaaaagggaaaacaaataaataaataaataaataattgaataaaCAAACCCAAAAAGAAAAACCCTTCTTATGTGCACGCTGCAAAGAAATATATTCGGGAAGGCATCACCTTAGTCCCCTGCATTTTTCAATCATGACTTTCAGTCTTACTTTCTTAAATAAAACTCCAGCAAAATGCCTCTCCTATGAAATTGTGTctggaaaaattaaaaacagacacagagccTAATCTTAACTTTCACTTCTTGTTCATAATTTTGTAACGACACTGGCTTCGATGATGTAAGACTTTATACAGTAGACAACGAGATTTCCCGGTTTGTGTAATACGCTGAAGCGAAGACCTTTCCTTGTGATGAGGTTATACAATGTCGCAATGCAAAAATGTTATGATATCCACATTATGTTGTTGAAAAGCAGACGTCTGCATCTGGTTCCAATGATCATTGACTCTCTGATAATATCataatcagaaatactttattgatctccTGGTGGAAATTAGGTTACGTTACAGTTGTGCTCATTCTAGAAAAGATACAGTggtagtaaaagtactaataccacattgTAAAAGTACTCTATTACAAGTagaagtcctgcattgaaaatcttacttaagtaaaagtatgatctggaaaatgtacttagagtcaaagtactcaatgcagtaAAATCCTcaagaaactggaaacgatccaaactgtTTGGTCAATCAACGTAGTGTTTAATCTCCTAGCtatttcagctgtacttgtagtCATATATACGATTGGttggtttatttttataaaactttgtattttacaaactacatgtgttttgattaatgttactgacTCACGCAGATGTGTAATTGCAAAGGGTAAATGTACTTACAATATTACATTCCACTGTAAAAATACATGAATATGTAAAACTATGTATACTACAATATACCAACAGTGTGTAATTATGCTGAAAATGGGATTTTTGATAAAGAGGATTGGAAGAATAGTATAGATAAATAAGCAGTACAGTATTGATGCCGCAGTAAACCAGAATAGTACACCCTCTGATATAGTTGACAGTAATTTCATTGTAATAAAGGTCAGTGGTATGTATCGGAAATGGTATCGGTGCCACTGGTGTGTGTATTACTGTAAGTGCGCCACGTAGTCCTGACAGCTAAATGGCAATATTGCTAAGTCATTCTAACACTGTACCACTGCTAAGGTCACACAGGAAGTGGGTTTGTGGTtatgtgtgagcatgtgtgtgtctgggagGACGCAGCTGGTGAATAATCATACTTCATTTATTGTAACCTGCAAAGTCCCTTGAAATATATAAGCTAAAAtgattaatatactgtatcCTCAGAGACGCCTTCGGCTTTTCCACTTCGACtatggaaaatgtgttttattgcatGTTCATCATCTACTGCATCATCATCCACTACATAATCATCCTACTGCGAGGAAGTGACTTATGTTGCGCTTTGTCTTGTCTTCTGCTGTCCCTACGTAAACCAGGACATAGGCAAGCAGGTGCGGTGCTACAAAAATCGCTACAAAAAAATCGAGAAGCCTCCCACGTGCAAACTGGATGAGGGGATGTATCGTCTCCTGAGCGAGCCAGAGGGAGAGATCAAACCTCAGGTATGTCTCTATGCATTTCGCAacttatgtatgtattgtattgaaagcatacaaatataatttatgtgcgtgcgtgcgtgtgtgtgcgcgtgtgcacATAAATGTATgcataatgtgtgtataatttgtatgtgtctctgtgcaGGATTTGAAATTCACTCTTGCTGTGACTAAGATGAAAGGCTACTTCGAAGCGTTCTTTGAGCAACCTCCTCCCTTTAAACTGTCTCTCGTAGAGATTAACACGGAGGAGACTGTATGGTCCGCCACCATCAGAGAAGGTACCAGTGCATTTAGACTCTACTGAACACATTGGGTGATTTGCAggtgaaaaaagaaatctatatTAGTTTGAAaagtctcttctttttttttttttttacactttttttgtgtgacaaTTACAGGGAAGATAGATTTTCATTGCAAATAAGCCACACAAGTGTTCAGTGGTCTCCACTTGTAATGTTCTGTTATAAAGATTGTGTGCATGACTGAAATTTGGTTTCTACTCCAGAGTGATGActatctatttttttctgtactCTCAGGTGACTGTGTGGATAACACTGAAAAGAAGCCGAGGAAAAGGACGAGCagtaagtttcttttttttatttttttttatcagattcGATTTTTCTATCACAACATGCTTTCAGCAACTTCTCCATATCTCTCTCATAGGCAGacagaggagcagcagccccTCAGAAGAGGAAACAACCTGTAAAAGGCCTCGATGGCAGGATGAGTCAGGTGAATTTCCAcgtcttttttttaactactgATCTAAGAAGAACCTCcgccacactttttttttttttaccccaatCAAGTCAACAGAAACCAGTCCACACACCTGTCTCCCTAAAACTATACTGAAAGAAAGTACCTGTGCATCTTTTCCCAGATGGAGTGAAAACAATAGTGTCTCAGGGCCAGGACATGTCAGAGAAGCAGCTACTGCAGGTGGCCAAGCGGCTGGGGAAGGAGTGGAAGCAGGTGGCCATCTTCTTAGACTTGACGTCCAGGGAGCTGGATGAGATCCAGACCACAGAGAAAGATGTGACCATGCAGAAGCTGAAGATGCTGGTGGAGTGGAAGAGCAGAAGGCGGCCGGGAGAGGCCACGGCAATTCAGCTGTGGAAAAGTGTGAAGGAGCTGGACGACTTGCCAAATGAGGTCCATCAGACACTGCAAGGTAATAAACTGCAGACATATAAACACAATCTAATAGAATAATGATGGATCACCATAAACTCCTAGTCTGGCTCACCCGATGGACATTGCTGGGAGAAAGCCTGGACATCCTTCTCTTTCCGCTATCTATTTTGCAAGGGTAGCCGCCCAGGAATCggtttaaaatttttttttttttttttaaaaagattttgtaGCCAGACTAGACTTCGGCCCTGATACAATGCTGTGGCGCTAGGTCTAGGtatgtgataaataaataaatacccaAGCTAAAATGATAAGTTAGTCTTCTCTTGTCAAATGCCAGTTGGCCATGATTTTGATTATTGATAAGTCATTCCACATCTACAGCTGTGCATCAACTGTATTTTGGCACAGCGGTGCTTTGAGTGTGCTAACATGCTCATAGTGACCGAGagaacatgttgatgtttagcaggtataattattttttttaagggaCAGGCGCTAACAGGAGCTTCCTTTTGGCTCTTCAGAAACCTGTGGGGGATGTCACGGAGACTACGTCCATCTTTTAGATAGTCTATGAGCTTTCTAAATGTGAAGAAGTTATTTTCTCACACCTTTTTGGCCTGCTGTTCAGATTGAATTAACTATTTGACATCATATTAGTAACTAGCCCTCATCTAGACAGATCATCTCCTGATAAAAGTTGTTACGGGGAGAATATTGAAAATGCAAACTCACCGGATGGATATCTTCTCAGCTGCATAGCTGGGATGGCGTCCGCTGGCAGTCTTATCTGTAAAGTCAATACAAGCCATGTCACATCAAAGCTGGTGCAGAACCGCTTCCGTACCCACTGCCCACATCAGAGTGCTTAGTGGTGGCTGTAAAATATAGATGAGATTATAGATGTTGTCACTAGTAGTGCTGCAACATAGTTCGATCCGATCTGTGACTGAAATGTCAAGGTGCCGTGACCCGTGGTGTACTGGCCGGGATCAGGGGTAATTGATAACTAGTGATAGGCACTTGTAATGTTCATATCTTTTTGTTggtttgatcaaaataaaaaacgATATGTCCATCATTGCCCTGATAAACAGACATTGTGTTATGTCGTTTTTTTCAGATATGATGGACAATTGAGGAGCTAAGTGAAAGAGACTGGACTCAAATGGACTGCTGGATATTTGCTGCTCCATCAtcagaaagaaaagtaaaatcTCAGGAATAGAGCAAAGCAGAGTTGACCAATGGACCGAGCATCAGCTCTTTTCCCAGTTTGTGCATCTCCTTTTGAATATTTTCTGGACATGTACGTGAGTGATCTATGGATGGGCATTTTCCCTGATTTTGTTCTAATATAATCCTTTGGTTCTGTAATGAATACAGAATAGACGAGCTGTAACCAAGGCTTCCTTTGTGCAGCAAGAATTTGATGCTTAGCATTACCAGGTTCAAAAATGACCAGTAGAGGTGTAgaagtcatatatatatatatatatatatatatatatatatatatataNNNNNNNNNNATATGTATATGTAGCCAGTTACATATGTAAATGTAGGTGCTGCAGTGTTGAAACTgcaaaaaatggggaaaaatccaacctgtttcacttttaaatgttatgtttgtgGAACTTTTATAAAACAATTAGGGATTACATCACATGCATATGCATGTGACTGTCCAAAGTATCACAGACTGAAGTATATTTGTGTctcatacatttttataaatgtcctgtacatatctctttttttttaccaactaTTTCAAACCTGTGATCTATTTTTTTAAGTCCATTTTTGTATATTTACGTCTGGTGGTGTTATTGGACAGCTCTGAACTTGTAAAACTAAATGGCGTTGCAACAGGTCCTTCATTATGTTTATCTTGTTTAACTTGAATTTATGAATCCATTCCTGCCAACCTGTGACTGGAGCGCTTATCTTATTAAGTAtaaatgcatgtttgtgtgtattataATAGTGTacactgtgggggggggggggggaaggaatCATAAGCATTTGGATTTAGAGCTAAACTTGTGAGTGCAGTTACAGCCTGGCAAgattcattatatatatatatattttatgactCATCTTTTCAAAGCTTATTTCATAGCTGTAGGgcttaaaacacaaaaacaaactatactgtAATCAGCCTGTGGAAACATTTCAGTTCCTTTTTGTAAACATCCTTGCATTATTTACAgctttgtttctgtgttgcCTGTATTCATATTATGCTGTTTCCAGACATCTCAACACTATTTGGGGAAAAAGCTGTAGAAATGGCATCTGGGTTGTTGAATCTTTTAGGGTCTTCCATGCCGATATGATGCAGTAATGTTTACATTCAGAAAGCAACTTACCAATAACATTCCAGTCCGTCCTTTTTTGCACTTGTTTTCTATCGTGTCTGAGTTCCTCCAGAAAATTGTGGTAATTGGATCAACTCTTACGTTGACTGAATAAAACAagcaaacgttttttttttactaaatttGAGTGTCATCGGTTTAATTTTCACTTGCACTGagttccatttaaaaaaaacaaacaaaaaaacccacTTCCACTTCATCACTTGCTAATACCATACAataatttattataaataacaataaaaaaacatcacaggccatcaaataaataaatacatgtaataaatagatctcaaataaatagataaatttCCCCCAAATATTGGAATACATTTAAATGGGCCAACAGCTGTCACGGAGTGAAGAGGCTGCAGTCTGGCCAGCTAGCTTATGCCTGCGCAGTGATCAGGAACCCGGCTGTGCAGCGTGTGCACTGGAATGCGATACTTGGTTGGTCGTTGATGATGTTAGTGAATGATCAGGATAGCTTGGTTGGATAAATTAAGGTGGAGAGATAGTGTGGCATTATTGGAATGATGGTAGTGACGAGGAGGTTGCAGGATGTTCACTTCCTGTGTTCTCCTGAGGAGATGTAGCCCAGAGCTCGGTTGATGGTGATGGTTCGCACGTGGAAGCCCCGCATCATCTTGCACATCTTCTGCCTGTTACTGAAGGTGTCATTTCCCCACATCTGGGCAGCGTTCTCCTACAAGACAACAAGAGAGGGAAACAACATGAACACTCACCCTGACAAAAGCTGCCCTGCGGATCTTAGAGAAATCTTTCTCTTAGAGCCTTTCTCTAAGAGAGAGTTTGTATCAGGAGTAAACGGGGAACAAACTCAAAAAAGAAGGAATTGAAAACTACCTCTGAAGACGTGCGCACTCCATTCGGCACCAGGGAGCAGTTCTGTATAAACCGAGGAAGATTTCATCAGGCGACTATTAAACgttattttctttaaatcctGACTGTGCTTTGACCCCTTCCACGCATGCATAACAAACGCACCTTCCTCAGGCTCTGTATTATTGTTAGAGTTGGTCTCAGCGCAACTTCTTCCTCATGACTTCTGAGTGTGGAGTTGATGTAGGACTTAATAGCAGCATCATAGTGGGCCAAGTCCTCCATGATATTCGTCAGACAGTCACTCTGTaaagaaaagcaggaaaaatCACACGTCGGtcattagattcaactttattgtcattacacaggtacaggttcAAGGCAACACAATGCAGTTTAGGtccaaccagaagtgcaatagcagcaagtgcaggatatacaatggttccatggATATGTGCTGAATAAACATAAAGtgctaaataaatatgaagatGAATACTATTATTAGAAACAGAAATCATCTGCTTTCTAAAAAAATTCAGATAAGATGATTTTATGGgtgtataatgtaaaaatatctggattctgattctgatactgTCCTCACCCAAAAAGCAATCTCACAGATTGTGCAAGCAGCAAATATGGTTCATTTTAACGTTGCAGGGGCGGCGCCCTCTAGTGGTCGTAGTAAACGTGACATGAGCAAAGGAGaaagtaatgtactgtatagcTCCTGCGGGTCTTATTAGATGGTATGAATAAACGACCTATATCGGCGCATGGTTTGGAGAACTTGTTGTTAGAATAGCAGATTAACACCAAACGTAAAGCTTAGATTTAGGAAAATACTTGACTTAATACTTTTGTATAACATGTCTGTTAAttctaaaaaacatttaaaaagaaatagtaaCTTAAGCATACCTCACTGAAGGAGGAATTTCTTTGCCTCATACAGCCTGAGTTCTGCGgggtaaaaaacaattttaaacatgAGCAATTTCGGAATTTGTTTTACCAGTCAGGTGTCCACAAGCATCTTTGGACCATATATTTGCTTTAATATACTTGTTATAGATGTTATAGAGAAAGCTGAGCAAAAATTATGAACACAGCATGAAGCTGTTTCCATAAAACAATTGTATCTTCGTTTGGAACATGTAAAACTATGCACAAAAGAATCATTAGGATTTATATTTTCCTTACATAAAAAGTAGCCTGAAGATAATTCAAAGTTGAATCGGTATAAAAAGAATGGCATAATCATTCCAGTACTATCACTGTTAATTTTAGAGTCACCTGAGTCGGTATGGGTGCGCAGGCCAGCACCGTGTCAGGTTTACTCCTAACCTCCATTGTGTCAGAGGCGATGCCGTGACACAAAACATCCTGTAATACAAAATAAAGGTATTTAGTATTAGTGAATTACTGAACAGACGTATgtgacaaagtaaaaaaaaaaaaaagacagaaaaaaagacaaaaacacagcatcACAACATGGTGCGGTGAATTGTACTCACACTGCGGAGCCGGAGAAGCTCTTTGATATTTCCAAGGAGGTCCTTGAACGAGTCTCCGCACTTCTCTGGGCTCAGGGTGCTGATCACCGGGAGTCCTGTGGCCGCGGGCCAGCTCAGGGTCgtcagcagcagcacacaggCAGCGGAGTCTGCACGGCAAGAGAAGAAAAACCATCAGCACATACATCAGGGGTTTACACAAGAGTTGCATGACTAAACAGCTGATTTGGAGAAACCAAATCGTATATATTATACGCTATGGTCTTGTGTTTTTGGGCTCGCTGACTTACAGAAATTAAAGACCACCATTTTTCCGATCAGGTAGATACTATATCAGCTCGTGCCTGGTAAATCAGTAGCACTGTGTTGCTGCCTTCTTATCTGATTGTTTTTATATGTCAGTTTGGGGAACTCCCTCAAGAGTCAAGACGAGAAAAGCGTGTAATGTAAGTGTGTAAACAAGCATGCAAGTAGGTAGCAGCTGTGACGTAGAAAAAGCTATTACAATAATTTTAAGTACATAATTATAAGCATCTGGGTCTGTCAGCAGCATTATCCCAACATGGGAAATGGCATTCACCTTGCCCTACCACAATGTCTGGGATACATAGCGTCAGTCAGTACTCGGGAGGGGCAGCTACAGCATCTGCGAAGCACGCCAACTAAAGCtatacatacgtacatatacactaccggtcaaaagtttggggtcacttagaaatttccattgcactccattatagacagtataccagctgagatcagttgcattgttttttttaacccggtcagcagttttcaaattacactatgtgcttacataattgcaaaaggattctccagtgttttctcagttagttttttaaaatgatatcagattagtaaacagaatgtgcctttggaacattggatcaatggttgctgataatgggcaatgtagatattgcattaaagatcagccatccactcagatcagctggtattctgtctataatggattGGCATGGTGgcaaatttgtaagtgaccccaaacttttgaccggcagtgtatatatatatatatacatatgtatatagatCTATATTAGggttaatgtattaatattaGAACGAATAAgcctatatatacatatacgcCAACTACAaggtatacatatatatttgtggatgtgtttatttatatatgtaggCTTATTCGTCCtagtcaaaaaaacaacaacatactatactaaaaaaaaaagtgacaatagaAGGACAAAATTCTTACATCAATGAGCTCCAATTTCAGTCTACTAATTGTTAGTCTACTAGTCATAATTTTAATTTCAGATATCCAAATTGTATACCGTTCCAGATATCCAGAGTGTAATTTTAGTTgtctaaaatacattttgactaGTACAAATGTAATTATGGATATCCAAAAATGGCATTTTAACTAGTAAAATGCAGTTTCACAAGTCTACAATTACAATTATTTCTAGAAACACTGCAATTACAAATGTACACAAACGtattctggtgttttttttttaattttggataTGTAAAATCAAAAGTATGAGCATTACAATTGATTGTCCAAGTTTTTGGAACCCGTGGTCCATTTGCTGTGTTAAACCCATTACTAAAGATAGTAGCTACAGACTCCATtccttttgttgtatttttattagGTTTCTGTTTccatctttcctctctgtgttttttggtccCTGGGACGAACAGTCTCAGTGTATTGGTTGTTCattgtataataaaaaatatgtgatcacacaaaaaaaaaggaagtgtaCTCTCTGAAACTATAGTGGCCAGTGAGTGGTTGACAGGAGTTTTCTGGCCTTTCTCTTGTGTCACCATAGAAACATCCATGACTGA comes from Etheostoma spectabile isolate EspeVRDwgs_2016 chromosome 3, UIUC_Espe_1.0, whole genome shotgun sequence and encodes:
- the si:dkeyp-97b10.3 gene encoding uncharacterized protein si:dkeyp-97b10.3 isoform X1, whose translation is MVAEMASCGAACHLEDGDGDVPAPENKDNLTESDSSSSENTGTSTEDSSEEDEEDEDSEECAEKDGGEEDDEEAHAEESKNDSVPGPLVEVSNGKDERPFKLCCEKCKAIQQSHGSELVTPRRISKGRLQVQLEGEGTYECSVTGLVFEASERVLVRYSVLSWSKFGAFLRDSWKFAGPIFNVDTVNKDASVLTSIQFPHSVCLADPENEMTFSVLHIKDNRPLIEPTVDHSGSHVKWNVTSLSPVGPIIQTSQPVERHGVVLVYKQLGSDNNSYSFHVYLATNSASDIKDIGKQVRCYKNRYKKIEKPPTCKLDEGMYRLLSEPEGEIKPQDLKFTLAVTKMKGYFEAFFEQPPPFKLSLVEINTEETVWSATIREGDCVDNTEKKPRKRTSSRQRSSSPSEEETTCKRPRWQDESDGVKTIVSQGQDMSEKQLLQVAKRLGKEWKQVAIFLDLTSRELDEIQTTEKDVTMQKLKMLVEWKSRRRPGEATAIQLWKSVKELDDLPNEVHQTLQDMMDN
- the si:dkeyp-97b10.3 gene encoding uncharacterized protein si:dkeyp-97b10.3 isoform X2; the protein is MVAEMASCGAACHLEDGDGDVPAPENKDNLTESDSSSSENTGTSTEDSSEEDEEDEDSECAEKDGGEEDDEEAHAEESKNDSVPGPLVEVSNGKDERPFKLCCEKCKAIQQSHGSELVTPRRISKGRLQVQLEGEGTYECSVTGLVFEASERVLVRYSVLSWSKFGAFLRDSWKFAGPIFNVDTVNKDASVLTSIQFPHSVCLADPENEMTFSVLHIKDNRPLIEPTVDHSGSHVKWNVTSLSPVGPIIQTSQPVERHGVVLVYKQLGSDNNSYSFHVYLATNSASDIKDIGKQVRCYKNRYKKIEKPPTCKLDEGMYRLLSEPEGEIKPQDLKFTLAVTKMKGYFEAFFEQPPPFKLSLVEINTEETVWSATIREGDCVDNTEKKPRKRTSSRQRSSSPSEEETTCKRPRWQDESDGVKTIVSQGQDMSEKQLLQVAKRLGKEWKQVAIFLDLTSRELDEIQTTEKDVTMQKLKMLVEWKSRRRPGEATAIQLWKSVKELDDLPNEVHQTLQDMMDN
- the il12a gene encoding interleukin-12 subunit alpha, producing MVVFNFYSAACVLLLTTLSWPAATGLPVISTLSPEKCGDSFKDLLGNIKELLRLRSDVLCHGIASDTMEVRSKPDTVLACAPIPTQNSGCMRQRNSSFSESDCLTNIMEDLAHYDAAIKSYINSTLRSHEEEVALRPTLTIIQSLRKNCSLVPNGVRTSSEENAAQMWGNDTFSNRQKMCKMMRGFHVRTITINRALGYISSGEHRK